The following are encoded together in the Syngnathus scovelli strain Florida chromosome 12, RoL_Ssco_1.2, whole genome shotgun sequence genome:
- the piezo1 gene encoding piezo-type mechanosensitive ion channel component 1 isoform X4, whose product MSGIFTLGLTETICVPYTWLSRYLATQACLLRYNVLSLVYFVYLLLLPWFLCPNKHTIRGHTGHFIRAIFCTSLLFLLAHVCFQTVLYTYPPLNIAIGDNCSHMATISRHIGLSRLPLEDPWTVLRLLCPDLVLCAISLLTIILCRRLVMTRDILAAANITTMQEEEEEEEEEEEEEEETNDEAESEQESEDEDDEGSFPCDAARDLSTATLAKQLAERLKAVVHKVLLDLWRIFAVSLLALAGGTCVQISFSQRVGCCMGTMLFGLKDIIKPGNCSTPYDFSLNTEYDWPVYVNPGILFLLYVISAMVLKTGGHGSLNQEEDGQEQVKNANEPKDETLELSAWNQKRGDDDCEDDAQRMLLCVGTEQSQGGSVAEEGPAQNGFAVGQLSESPLSMLAKTIMQQSYVCALIAMMVWSITYHSWLTFVLLLWACLIWILRARRRAAVLCSPFIMLYALALCCLQYVWAMELAPELPTTVGSMSLRQLGLDKAQYPCLRLGAMLLFTSTFWLLVRQSVKEKFCKSRKTATPLEEVTSTGMESTNQSLPKVLGGLVLSFYAKYWIYVCAGMFLMVSFVGKLVGYKLVYMLLFLLCLCIYQLYYSVWRRLLKLFWWLVVAYTMLVLISIYTFQFEDFPGYWKNLTGLTEQQLTAVGLETFALSELFTSIMIPGFFLLACILQLHYFHKPFMRITDPEHVTPIHRKSSCEQTPLAATVDESDDKVDFMPSKWTLVVDRLLVLLDKFSDILNKAQVFLWTLLDLHITKMVALYTVWVALEEPSVFNLVLVTLWSLAMPFSGFRPMASSLSTVWVCVIIMCKMLYQLSVVSPTQYSNNCSLPLVNETNLLQREILNSSLYKAPVDPADWFGIRKEASVLAYSKKHLAVLLLLVFEATVYRHQAHYYRQLRRAPSKVPALFPDATRATLDQGLLACFKYLLNYAFYKFGLEICFLMTVNVIGQRMNLLVIIHGCWLVAILVRRRRAAIARIWPKYCVFLAIFTIYQYVLCVGIPPALCKDYPWRWNTPLLMNSALIKWLYLPDFYTAPNSKNLIVDFMLLICASQQWKVFKCEQCEEWVRLAGDNTDDPEPMKGGQLNPAPNFVNCRSYLDMAKVLVFRHLFWFVLSVVFMTGATRVSVFGLGYLLACFFFLLFGTQLLVQASRTRLAMWDCLIIYNVTVIISKNILSILACVFVIEMQKGFCWMIQLFSLVCTVQGYYDPNVVSDKKCSLPIEEAGIIWDSICFLFLLLQRRVFLSFYFFHVVAELEAFGKQASRGFELFKATIMKNIKSHQQAEMKSLSQLKRSMQRIRSKQQRYRDGRKVSEEDNQSPSAETKTERKNGSWSQSWLDHATVLHSGWYYLFESDSEGECEVLSEEPKPPKQTAYQLAYQAWVNNVKRALKEHQRKRRSQRRREPVQDGSATPHTWPEESCSVTGSEDNDVFEDPQIKEPAEESGRGEIVQRILDIVRFLWAIVLAIMDGLTQWLNLLTKQYRETSAVLCNERYFFIHKIEQPPRTAAGSTGDHSRGAESPTLYYGTPTESNQYSLLEETPIAEDSSPPRPRLDSTAKLSSPELPVVSHLTAESPFVQQRRHSRTASEVLGDRDFLIQELEESTVFYNRQNRTLKLLFATHNVLAANSELVCYLIIILNHVVSASVISLVLPISVFLWAMLTVPKPSKTFWMTAIIYTEVMVVIKYLFQFGFFPWNSDYEMTLNEDKPFFLPRILGVEKTDTYIRYDLLQLLALFFHRSLLMRYGLWDHKDPLVEESSNSSGHGKEGKGKDKDDTLNSASSTEKLNLEQRGKLFPADSAASLDTQEHVCGWNHATSVKKEQMSGSNKEVFEEMTRKKSGLHLRKKPRELRAKAATESAAPPGKELRTRKKKGKRKEAAGNRIRAVGRKLKQAFLSGIRGLYRPVGAFFLDTLRADYRVGADVYALMFLTDVIDFIIIVFGFWAFGKHSAAADIASSLSEDQVPEAFLVMLLIQFTTMIIDRALYLRKAVLGKLIFQVVLVLGIHLWMFFILPAVTEGRFNRNFVAQLWYFVKCIYFALSAYQIRCGYPTRILGNFLTKNYSHLNLFLFQGFRLVPFLVELRAVMDWVWTDTTLSLSDWMCVEDIYANIFIIKCSRETEKKYPQPKGQKKKKMVKYGMGGLIIIFLVCIIWFPLLFISLVRSVVGVVNHPIDVTVTVKLGGYEPLFTMSVQQQSIKPLTEVEYENLTKKFGNNAVAMQFISLYGYEDVVTATIEGSSGSVWRISPPSRQEVIKELLGSPADLTLRLAWNFQRDLGKGGTVEHTFDKHSIDLEPGNPVRADLASLLLGNRTKPVHVPNMFPNYIRAPNGAEAKPASQLYEGNEEGYQNVTLSLKSDNSLDSSGKQEWWDIAIGGCAPSACGLLSMIIFNDKVSPPSLGFLAGYGIMGLYVSVVLVIGKFVRGFFSEISHSIMFEELPCVDRILKLCVDIFLVRETGELELEEELYSKLIFLYRSPETMIKWTRDVRGRD is encoded by the exons ATGTCAGGTATTTTTACCTTGGGATTGACAGAAACCATATGTGTGCCCTACACCTGGCTTTCAAGATATTTAGCAACGCAAG CTTGTCTTCTTCGCTACAATGTACTCTCCCTGGTCTACTTTGTTTACCTGTTGTTGCTGCCCTGGTTTCTGTGTCCCAACAAACACACCATCAGAG GACATACCGGCCATTTCATCAGAGCCATATTTTGTACCAGTCTGCTGTTTCTACTCGCTCATGTCTGCTTCCAGACCGTCCTATACACCTATCCTCCTCTCAACATTGCTATTGGTGACAACTGTTCGCACATGGCTACCATAAGCAGACATATCGGACTGTCCAG GCTTCCACTGGAGGATCCTTGGACTGTGTTGCGCCTACTGTGTCCCGACCTGGTGCTGTGTGCTATTTCTTTGTTAACCATCATCCTTTGTAGAAGATTAGTCATGACCCGAGACATACTGGCTGCAGCAAATATTACCACT AtgcaagaagaagaggaagaggaagaagaagaagaagaagaagaagaagaaacaaaCGACGAGGCTGAAAGTGAGCAAGAATCAGAGGACGAGGATGACGAAGGATCATTTCCTTGCGACGCCGCTCGGGATCTTTCGACGGCAACCttggccaagcagctggctgagCGTCTGAAGGCCGTGGTCCATAAAGTACTGCTGGACCTTTGGAGAATCTTTGCCGTCAGCCTACTTGCTTTGGCCGGTGGGACCTGCGTTCAAATTTCTTTTAGCCAGCGAGTTGGCTGTTGTATGGGAACCAT GCTCTTTGGTCTGAAGGACATTATCAAACCTGGAAACTGCTCGACACCGTACGACTTCAGTCTCAACACGGAATATGACTGGCCGGTGTATGTTAACCCGGGAATACTGTTCCTTCTCTACGTCATCTCAGCAATGGTTCTGAAGACAGGAGGCCATGGATCACTGAACCAG GAGGAAGACGGGCAAGAGCAGGTGaaaaatgcaaatgagccaAAGGACGAGACGCTGGAGTTGAGCGCGTGGAATCAAAAGAGGGGGGATGACGACTGTGAAGATGACGCACAG CGCATGCTCTTGTGTGTGGGAACAGAGCAGAGTCAAGGGGGAAGTGTGGCAGAGGAAGGTCCAGCACAAAATG gtTTTGCTGTCGGCCAGCTGTCCGAAAGCCCCCTTTCGATGCTGGCCAAGACAATCATGCAACAGAGTTACGTTTGCGCTCTGATAGCGATGATG GTCTGGAGCATCACGTACCACAGCTGGCTGACATTTGTGCTGCTCCTGTGGGCTTGTCTCATCTGGATTCTGCGTGCTAG ACGACGTGCAGCCGTGCTTTGCTCTCCGTTCATCATGCTCTACGCGCTGGCACTGTGTTGTCTGCAATACGTTTGGGCCATGGAGCTTGCGCCGGAACTGCCGACCACCGTGGGAAGCATGAGTCTCAGGCAGCTAGGGTTGGATAAAGCCCAGTACCCCTGTCTCAGACTGGGAGCTATG CTCCTGTTCACGTCAACGTTCTGGCTTTTAGTACGTCAGTCGGTGAAGGAAAAATTCTGCAAGAGTAGGAAAACAGCCACACCACTAGAAGAAGTCACTTCAACAG GGATGGAGTCCACAAACCAATCCCTGCCAAAGGTCCTGGGAGGCTTGGTACTAAGTTTCTATGCCAAGTATTGGATCTATGTGTGTGCTGGGATGTTCCTCATGGTCTCTTTTGTGGGAAAACTTGTTGGCTACAAGCTGGTCTACATGCTGCTTTTCCTCCTCTGCCTCTGTATATATCAG CTCTACTACTCTGTCTGGAGGCGTCTATTGAAGCTCTTCTGGTGGCTGGTCGTGGCCTACACCATGTTGGTATTGATCTCTATCTACACGTTCCAGTTTGAAGACTTCCCTGGTTATTGGAAGAATTTGACCGGACTCACCGAACAACA GCTCACAGCCGTCGGTCTGGAGACCTTTGCCCTCTCCGAGCTCTTCACCAGTATTATGATCCCCGGATTCTTCTTGCTGGCCTGTATTCTGCAGTTGCACTATTTCCACAAGCCCTTCATGAGAATTACTGACCCCGAACACGTGACACCGATTCACCG GAAAAGCAGCTGCGAGCAGACCCCGTTAGCCGCTACTGTCGACGAATCGGACGATAAAG tGGACTTCATGCCCAGTAAATGGACTCTGGTGGTTGACAGGCTACTGGTCCTGTTGGACAAGTTCTCGGACATTCTCAACAAAGCTCAGGTCTTTCTCTGGACTCTTCTGGACCTTCACATCACTAAGATGGTGGCACTCTACACTGTGTGGGTTGCACTTGAAGAG CCATCTGTGTTTAACCTGGTCCTGGTGACGCTGTGGTCTTTGGCCATGCCATTCAGTGGCTTCCGACCCATGGCTTCCAGCCTGTCCACCGTCTGGGTGTGCGTCATCATCATGTGTAAAATGTTGTACCAGCTTAGCGTCGTCAGCCCGACCCAGTACTCCAACAACTGCAGCCTG CCGCTTGTGAACGAGACCAACCTTTTACAAAGGGAAATCCTGAATTCGTCCTTGTACAAGGCACCGGTGGACCCGGCCGACTGGTTTGGCATCAGGAAGGAAGCGAGTGTACTGGCCTATAGCAAG AAGCATTTAGCCGTGCTGCTGTTGCTGGTGTTTGAGGCCACAGTGTATCGCCACCAGGCCCACTACTATCGTCAGCTGCGACGAGCCCCCTCCAAAGTACCTGCTCTGTTCCCAGACGCCACGAGGGCTACTTTAGACCAAGGCCTTCTAGCCTGCTTCAAGTACCTGCTCAACTACGCCTTCTACAAGTTTGGATTAGAG ATCTGCTTCCTGATGACTGTGAACGTGATCGGCCAACGGATGAACCTCTTGGTTATAATCCACGGTTGTTGGTTGGTGGCCATCTTGGTGAGACGACGTCGGGCGGCCATTGCGAGGATATGGCCCAAATATTGTGTCTTTCTGGCCATCTTCACCATTTATCAATATGTTCTATGTGTGGGTATACCACCGGCTCTGTGTAAAG ATTACCCATGGAGGTGGAACACCCCGCTTCTGATGAACTCTGCTCTTATCAAATGGCTTTATCTGCCAGACTTCTACACTGCGCCCAACTCTAAAAACCTCATAG TGGATTTTATGCTTCTGATTTGCGCATCCCAGCAGTGGAAAGTATTTAAATGCGAGCAGTGTGAGGAGTGGGTGCGTCTGGCTGGAGACAATACAGACGACCCTGAACCAATGAAAGGTGGACAGCTTAATCCTGCGCCTAACTTTGTCAACTGCAG GAGTTACCTGGACATGGCTAAGGTTTTGGTTTTCCGCCACTTATTCTGGTTTGTATTGTCAGTGGTTTTCATGACCGGAGCGACTCGGGTCTCTGTGTTTGGATTGGGATACCTTctcgcttgttttttttttttgctctttgggACCCAACTCTTAGTCCAAGCCTCCAGGACGCGCCTTGCCATGTGGGACTGTCTCATCATCTATAATGTGACAGTCATCAtatccaaaaatattttatca ATTCTGGCATGCGTGTTTGTTATTGAGATGCAAAAAGGCTTTTGTTGGATGATCCAGCTCTTCAGTTTAGTCTGCACAGTCCAGGGATACTACGATC CAAACGTAGTTAGCGATAAGAAGTGCAGCCTCCCTATCGAGGAAGCTGGAATCATCTGGGACAGCATTTGTTTTCTCTTCCTGCTGCTGCAGAGACGGGTCTTCCTCAGTTTCTATTTCTTCCACGTTGTAGCGGAACTGGAGGCATTTGGCAAGCAAGCCTCAAG GGGCTTTGAGCTCTTCAAAGCCACTATCATGAAGAACATCAAATCACACCAACAGGCCGAGATGAAATCCTTATCGCAGCTCAAGAGATC AATGCAAAGAATTCGCTCGAAACAGCAGAGGTACAGAGATGGACGTAAAGTTAGTGAAGAAGACAACCAGAGTCCGAGTGCTG AAACGAAGACGGAGAGAAAGAACGGAAGCTGGTCTCAATCGTGGCTCGACCACGCAACAG TGCTGCATTCAGGGTGGTACTACCTTTTTGAATCGGACAGCGAGGGGGAATGTGAAGTGCTGTCAGAGGAGCCGAAGCCTCCGAAACAGACCGCCTATCAG TTGGCTTATCAGGCGTgggtgaacaatgtgaaaagagCTCTCAAAGAACATCAGCGAAAGCGAAGGTCGCAGAGAAGACGTGAACCGGTCCAGGACGGGAGTGCCACACCGCACACTTGGCCAGAGGAATCTTGCTCCGTGACAG GCTCCGAGGACAATGACGTGTTTGAAGATCCCCAAATAAAGGAGCCGGCGGAGGAGTCTG GTCGCGGAGAGATTGTTCAGAGGATCTTGGATATCGTACGTTTCTTATGGGCCATAGTACTGGCGATCATGGATGGATTGACCCAGTGGCTCAACCTGCTGACTAAGCAGTATAGGGAAACATCGGCCGTTCTGTGCAACGAACGCTACTTCTTCATACACAAGATAGAACAA CCTCCTCGCACAGCAGCAGGCTCCACGGGTGACCATTCTCGAGGCGCCGAGAGCCCAACGCTATACTACGGGACACCGACTGAGAGCAATCAATACAG CCTTTTGGAGGAGACACCGATTGCGGAGGACTCGTCTCCTCCCAGACCCAGACTCGACAGCACGGCAAAGCTCTCGAGTCCAGAACTCCCGGTTGTAAGCCACCTGACAGCAGAGAGCCCATTCGTACAACAGCGCAGACACTCCAGAACAGCCAGCGAAGTGCTCGGAGACAG GGACTTCTTGATCCAAGAGCTGGAAGAAAGCACGGTGTTCTACAACAGGCAAAACCGCACACTGAAGCTCTTGTTTGCCACACACAATGTGTTGGCGGCCAACTCGGAGCTGGTTTGTTATTTGATCATCATCTTGAATCACGTGGTCAGCGCCTCTGTGATATCGCTGGTATTGCCCATAAGCGTCTTTCTGTGGGCTATGCTGACTGTGCCCAAACCCAGCAAAACATTTTGGATGACAGCCATTATCTACACAGAG GTGATGGTGGTGATCAAATACCTTTTTCAGTTTGGATTTTTTCCCTGGAACAGTGATTACGAGATGACTTTAAACGAAGACAAGCCTTTCTTTCTACCGCGCATCCTCGGCGTGGAGAAAACGGACACTTACATAAGATACGACCTCCTCCAGCTGCTGGCTCTCTTCTTCCATAGATCTTTGCTCATG CGGTATGGCTTGTGGGACCACAAAGACCCCTTGGTGGAAGAAAGTAGTAACTCATCAGGTCATGGCAAGGAAGGAAAAGGCAAAGACAAAGATGACACGCTAAACTCGGCGTCGAGCACAGAAAAGCTCAACCTGGAACAACGTGGAAAG CTCTTTCCAGCTGACTCAGCAGCATCCCTGGACACACAGGAACACGTGTGCGGGTGGAATCATGCCACAAGCGTGAAAAAGGAACAAATGAGCGGGAGCAACAAAGAGGTCTTTGAGGAAATGACGCGGAAAAAGAGCGGGCTCCACTTACGCAAGAAACCCAGAGAGCTTCGAG CGAAGGCCGCCACTGAAAGCGCAGCTCCCCCCGGCAAAGAGCTTAGGACGAGAAAGAAGAAAGGCAAAAGGAAAGAAGCAGCCGGCAATCGGATACGGGCTGTCGGACGCAAGCTCAAACAAGCCTTCCTCTCCGG GATTCGGGGACTTTACCGACCCGTCGGGGCTTTCTTCCTGGATACTCTCCGAGCCGACTATCGTGTCGGCGCTGACGTCTACGCGCTCATGTTCTTGACCGATGTCATCGACTTCATCATCATTGTCTTTGGATTTTGGGCTTTCGGG AAACACAGCGCAGCAGCTGATATTGCCTCCAGCTTGTCAGAGGACCAAGTTCCTGAAGCCTTTCTGGTGATGCTCCTCATCCAGTTCACCACCATGATCATCGACAGAGCTTTGTACCTGCGGAAGGCCGTCCTGGGGAAGCTCATTTTCCAG GTTGTTCTCGTCTTGGGGATACACCTGTGGATGTTCTTTATCCTCCCTGCTGTCACTGAAGG GAGATTCAATCGGAACTTTGTGGCCCAGCTGTGGTACTTTGTCAAGTGTATTTACTTTGCCCTGTCAGCGTACCAGATCCGTTGCGGCTACCCGACTCGTATTCTTGGCAACTTCCTGACTAAAAACTACAGCCATCTCAACTTGTTTCTCTTTCAAGG TTTTCGTCTGGTTCCTTTCCTTGTAGAGTTGCGGGCGGTAATGGACTGGGTTTGGACGGACACCACTCTGTCCCTGTCCGATTGGATGTGCGTGGAGGACATTTACGCCAACATTTTCATCATCAAATGCAGCCGTGAGACTGAAAAG AAATATCCCCAGCCcaaaggacaaaagaaaaagaagatggTGAAATACGGAATGGGCGgactcatcatcatcttcttgGTGTGCATCATCTGGTTTCCGCTGCTCTTCATTTCATTGGTCAGATCCGTGGTGGGTGTCGTCAACCACCCCATTGACGTGACTGTCACCGTCAAGCTCGGAGGCTACGAG CCTCTCTTCACCATGAGTGTCCAGCAGCAGTCCATCAAACCCTTGACAGAGGTGGAATATGAAAACCTCACCAAGAAGTTTGGGAACAATGCG GTGGCTATGCAGTTCATTTCTCTGTACGGCTACGAGGACGTGGTGACGGCCACCATTGAAGGCAGTTCGGGCTCGGTGTGGAGAATCAGCCCCCCGAGCAGACAGGAAGTCATAAAAGAACTGCTGGGAAGCCCCGCTGACCTAACGTTGCGTCTGGCGTGGAATTTCCAAAG GGACCTGGGAAAAGGAGGGACCGTGGAGCACACGTTTGACAAACATTCAATCGACCTGGAACCGGGGAACCCCGTAAGGGCCGACCTGGCTTCTCTTCTTCTCGGCAATCGCACCAAGCCGGT GCACGTTCCAAATATGTTTCCAAATTACATCCGGGCGCCCAACGGAGCAGAGGCCAAACCCGCCAGTCAACTATACGAAG gaaaTGAAGAAGGCTACCAGAATGTCACCCTGTCGCTGAAGAGTGACAATTCACTCGACTCCAGTGGCAAACAGGAATGGTGGGACATTGCCATCGGAGGCTGCGCCCCTTCCGCGTGCGGCCTCCTGTCCATGATCATATTCAACGACAAAGTCAGTCCGCCCAGTCTTGGCTTCCTGGCTGGATATGG AATCATGGGTTTGTACGTCTCCGTGGTCTTGGTCATTGGAAAGTTTGTCCGAGGCTTCTTCAGTGAGATCTCTCACTCCATCATGTTTGAGGAGCTTCCGTGCGTCGACCGTATACTGAAGCTTTGTGTGGACATATTCCTG